GCGGCGGGTTCTTCTCCGGGAACGGGCTCCCGCGGTCCGGATTAAACGTCAGGTGGTTGCCGTAGGCGAGGTCGATCTGCCCGTCGCTCGCGGTCACCTCGGTGTCGGGCCGGCTCAGCCGGAGGAACAGCTTGACTTTCTCGGCCGCGCGTTCTTCCTGCTGCTTGCGCCACCGGGCATGCACCATGTGATGCACCCGGCACTCGAGATAAAACACCGGCATGGTGCACAGCTTCTCGTCCTGCGGGTAGAACGGGCTGTGCAGGTTCAGCTCAAAGCGCACACCGAGCACCTCGGAGTAGGCGCGGAAGGTGATGGAGTTGAACCGCTCGAACTGTTCGCAGCTCACGAGCTGTCGGCCGTGCTTGGTAAACGGCAGGACGCGCTCGGCGCCGTCGGGCTCGACCATGCCGACGCACAGGTCGAGCGGGCGGTCGAGGAACCGGCCCATCGCGCCGTGCATGACGCGCTGCTTGTAGGGCTCGAAGAGGAGCCCGAACCGGCTGCCAAGCCGGGCGAGTTGCCAGGTCATGAGCTGCATGGGGGTAGGGTAGCGGAAGTTCGGCGATTGAACCACGGAACGCGCGTCTGGACTGGTTGCTTAAGCAACCAGTCCGGATCGCGAGAACATCACCCCGTCGGCAGCACCTTCATCAACCGCTCGACGACCGCCGGGACGACTTCGAGGGCGTGGTCGATGTCGGCATCCGTCGTGTAGCGCGAGAGGGAGAAGCGGACGGTGCCGTGGGCGGTGGGCTCGTCCAGGTGCATGGCGGTCAACACGCTGGAGGGTTCGAGCGAGCCGCTGCTGCACGCCGCGCCGGCGCTGGCGCAGACGCCGCGCTCGCTCAGCCCGAGCAGGACCGCCTCCGCCTCGACGCCCGGGAACGCGATGCTCGCGGTGTTCGAGAGGCGCGGCGCACCGGCGGAGTTCACCACGGCCGACGGGATGCGCTCACAGATCGCCTGCTCGAACCTGTCGCGGCGCGCTCGGATCGCGTCGCATTCGTCGGCGTCGTTAAGGTGGGCGATGGCGAGCTCGGCGGCCTTGCCCAGCGCGAGGATACCGAGCGTGTTTTCCGTGCCGGGCCGGCGTTCTCGCTCCTGTGAGCCGCCGAGCTGGAGCGCGGCGAGCTTGACGAGCCGGCGGACGTAGAGCGCGCCGCTGCCCTTGGGGCCGTGCAGCTTGTGCGCGGAGTAGGTGAGCAGGTCGGCCTGGGACGCATGGACATCGACCGGGACTTTGCCCACGGCCTGGGTCGCGTCGATATGGAAGTACACGCGCGGCCGACCAACCCCCGCCGCGCGGAGCGCTTCGCGCTTCATGGCGATCACCCCGCCGATCTCGACGACGGGCTGCAGCACGCCGGTCTCGTTGTTCGCCCACTGCACGGAGACGACGACAGTTCTTGTAGAGCTATCTTCTGCGGTCAGCTCGTCGAGGAGCGCGGCGATCGAATCGGGCGAGACCCGGCCGTCGCAATCGACCTCGCACATGCGGATGACGGCCCCGTGCCGCTCCAGGTGTTTGGCCGGATCGCGCACGGCCGAGTGCTCGACGGGCAGCGTCACGACGGCCGGCGCGGTGGCCTCATCCGTTTCGCCGTTGAGTGCGCGGTGCCACAACTCGGGCTCGATGAGCCCGCGCAGCGCGAGGTTGTTGGCTTCGGTCCCGCCGGAGGTGAAGGTGATCTCGCGCGGCTCGGCCCCGATAAGCTTGGCGACCTGCTGTCGTGCGAGCTCGATCTTCTGACGGACCTCCTGGCCGGGCCGATGCACGCTCGACGGGTTGGCGTAGAGGTGCTCGGCCGCGTCGCGGATCGTTTCAATCACCTCGGGCGCAAGCGGGGTCGTCGCGTTGTTGTCCAGATAGGTCGTGGGCATCGGGGCATTGTAGGCGGGTCTCAACGAGCCGCGACCGTGAGGGAGCGGGGTAAAGCAGAAGCGGCGTGGAGTCGGCCCCGCTCCCTTACGGTCGCGGCTCGTTAGCTAGGGGCTTGCTCATGCCAGATCACGCATGAACTGCTCTACCTGCCGCGGGGTCGTCAGGCGGATGCGTTTGAGATGCGCGTAGTCGGGGTCGGCGAACAACGCTTCGTACCGTCGGCGGTACATGGCGTGCGCGTTCCACGCGTAGGGTAGGATCGATTCCTTGCTCGCGAACGAGTGCCGCCAGCCCTCGCGGTTGCCGGAGAAGAGTTCTTCCTTCGTCCACGCCCGGCGGACGGTCCGCGCGAGCAGCCGACGCATCACGAGGTGTTTGGGCAGGTCGAGCCAGATGACTGTGTCGAGCAAGGGGAGGACGTAGTGCGAGCGCGAGCCGAGGTTGCCGTCGCTGACCCAGGCGTCGGCCGCCATCGCTTCGGTCAGGCGGCGCTGGACTTCGTCGTCGTCGCGCATCACCCAGCCGGGCTTCCAGAGCGCTTCATCGACCGAGAGGTAGGGCACGCCGCGGCGCTGCGCGATCGCCCTGGCGAGCGTGGTTTTGCCCGAGCCGCAGTTGCCGACGACGGTGATGCGGTTGCCGGGCTGGGGGAATCCCTCGTACATGGTGTCCGGATTGTATGGTTGTGTATCCGACAGAACTCACTGCTCGTTGAAGCCCAGCCATTGCATGGCTGGGTGACCCACAGATACAATCTGTGGGCTTCGGGTTGGCTATGATGTGCGGTTTCAGATTCCACCTGTTTATTGAAACGAACCGCACCCATGGACCACTTCACCTACCGCGACGGTCGGCTCTTCTGCGAGGATGTGTCGATCGCGACAATCGCCGCCTCGGCAGGGACGCCGGCGTACATCTACTCCAAGGCGACGTTCGTGTCGCACTACCGCGCGCTGCGCGATGCGTTTGCGCCGCTGGACCCGGTGCTGTGCTACTCGATCAAGTCGTGCAGCAACCTGTCGATCGTGAAGCTCCTGGTCGACGAGGGCTGCGGGATGGACGTCGTCTCGGGCGGCGAGATCTTCCGCGCGATGGAAGCCGGGGCCGACCCCCGGAAGATTGTCTACGCGGGGGTTGGCAAGACGGATGCGGAGATCGAACTGGCGATCCAGACGGGGATCGGCTGGTTCAATATTGAGTCCGAGCAGGAGTTCGAGAACATCGCGCGGATCGCCGAGCGCATGGGCAAGACCGCGCACGGCGCGCTGCGCATCAACCCGGACGTCGCCGACGCGCGGACCCACGCGAAGACAACGACGGGGAAGAAGGAGACCAAGTTCGGCGTCGACATCGAGCGAGGCCGACGCTTCTTCAAGACCTACGGCAAGAACCCCCACCTCAAGCTCGACGCGCTGCACCTGCACATCGGCAGCCCGATCTACTCGCCCGAGCCCTACGTCAAGGCGATCGGCAAGGCCCTTGAGCTGGTCGATGAGCTCGCGCAGGAAGGCATCACCATCACCGCGCTCGACATCGGCGGGGGCTACGCGGCCGACTACGAGACCGGCGCGTCGCCCGCCTACCAGACCTACGCCGACGCGATCGTGCCGCTGCTGCAACCGTTCAAGGATGGGGGGGGCACGGTCATCCTCGAGCCGGGCCGAACCATCGCCGCCAACGCGGGCATCCTCGT
The sequence above is a segment of the Phycisphaeraceae bacterium D3-23 genome. Coding sequences within it:
- a CDS encoding AAA family ATPase yields the protein MYEGFPQPGNRITVVGNCGSGKTTLARAIAQRRGVPYLSVDEALWKPGWVMRDDDEVQRRLTEAMAADAWVSDGNLGSRSHYVLPLLDTVIWLDLPKHLVMRRLLARTVRRAWTKEELFSGNREGWRHSFASKESILPYAWNAHAMYRRRYEALFADPDYAHLKRIRLTTPRQVEQFMRDLA
- a CDS encoding cysteine desulfurase family protein; its protein translation is MPTTYLDNNATTPLAPEVIETIRDAAEHLYANPSSVHRPGQEVRQKIELARQQVAKLIGAEPREITFTSGGTEANNLALRGLIEPELWHRALNGETDEATAPAVVTLPVEHSAVRDPAKHLERHGAVIRMCEVDCDGRVSPDSIAALLDELTAEDSSTRTVVVSVQWANNETGVLQPVVEIGGVIAMKREALRAAGVGRPRVYFHIDATQAVGKVPVDVHASQADLLTYSAHKLHGPKGSGALYVRRLVKLAALQLGGSQERERRPGTENTLGILALGKAAELAIAHLNDADECDAIRARRDRFEQAICERIPSAVVNSAGAPRLSNTASIAFPGVEAEAVLLGLSERGVCASAGAACSSGSLEPSSVLTAMHLDEPTAHGTVRFSLSRYTTDADIDHALEVVPAVVERLMKVLPTG
- the lysA gene encoding diaminopimelate decarboxylase: MDHFTYRDGRLFCEDVSIATIAASAGTPAYIYSKATFVSHYRALRDAFAPLDPVLCYSIKSCSNLSIVKLLVDEGCGMDVVSGGEIFRAMEAGADPRKIVYAGVGKTDAEIELAIQTGIGWFNIESEQEFENIARIAERMGKTAHGALRINPDVADARTHAKTTTGKKETKFGVDIERGRRFFKTYGKNPHLKLDALHLHIGSPIYSPEPYVKAIGKALELVDELAQEGITITALDIGGGYAADYETGASPAYQTYADAIVPLLQPFKDGGGTVILEPGRTIAANAGILVTRVQYLKQGGTKQFVICDTGMHHLIRPTLYEAWQFIWPCDVTPGFVPEQRVKDMAMDGLELCEVVGPICETGDYLAKDRPLPPVERGDLLAIFSAGAYGMVMASHYNSMPNPPEVLVDGGTFDVIRRRETYEDLVAAER